The Muricauda sp. SCSIO 65647 genome includes a region encoding these proteins:
- a CDS encoding CPBP family intramembrane glutamic endopeptidase, translating to METSKIKPIRLGTSVIIFFGAALLFLVLERVVLPFLNAHEVSKPLMFLVMASPHFIFFISALIGFRLEGHPFNWDSLMSRFRYKKIKGKKWFWTLLYVLVFVGLYLLVYTLAWPLVKIIHAWLPTTELLTEIMSDGETFVGHPLKGNWWLLGLFMIMYFFNVVGEEFLWRGFLFPKQEKTHGKYTWVVHGLLWTSFHLFAPYNAIMVLPGALFMSFITQRIQNNTVFLIAHAVLNGIPVVMLIMGIIG from the coding sequence ATGGAGACAAGCAAGATTAAGCCGATACGATTGGGAACCTCAGTGATTATATTTTTTGGGGCAGCACTGCTTTTTCTGGTTTTGGAACGTGTGGTGTTGCCCTTTCTCAACGCTCATGAAGTATCAAAGCCTCTTATGTTTTTGGTGATGGCATCGCCACACTTCATTTTTTTCATCAGTGCGCTGATAGGATTTCGACTTGAAGGACATCCTTTTAATTGGGATTCTCTGATGAGCCGTTTTCGATATAAAAAGATTAAGGGAAAAAAGTGGTTTTGGACCCTATTGTACGTATTGGTCTTTGTTGGCCTTTATCTTCTGGTTTACACCTTGGCGTGGCCGTTGGTCAAGATAATCCATGCATGGCTTCCAACAACTGAACTCTTGACGGAAATAATGAGTGATGGTGAAACTTTTGTGGGGCATCCCTTAAAAGGAAACTGGTGGCTACTCGGGCTTTTTATGATCATGTATTTCTTTAATGTCGTGGGGGAGGAGTTTTTATGGAGAGGCTTCCTGTTTCCAAAACAAGAAAAGACCCACGGTAAGTACACATGGGTTGTTCATGGGCTGCTCTGGACTTCTTTTCACCTATTTGCACCCTATAATGCCATCATGGTACTTCCGGGGGCGCTGTTTATGTCTTTCATCACACAGCGAATACAGAACAACACGGTGTTCCTCATAGCCCATGCCGTATTGAACGGTATACCTGTGGTTATGCTCATTATGGGAATCATAGGGTAG
- a CDS encoding helix-turn-helix domain-containing protein: MDMIFTIGIFTSLFFFFLLLNKKNKSLPDTVLAFWMLMVGIHLTSTYIYTEGYWEIYPHFIGITAPLPLLYGPMLYMYVVHSIKDGKKIRNNDFWHFLPVIVAYLYMFKFYFFYSAEEKSMIDNGEIDDFGTFGNVLVVAIIISAIAYTVISYRLLRRHRKLIEDNFSNDERISLGWLKSFIWGVGIIFLTVALILISRDLLGVIFPFNPEFIFYSMIVFSVLCLGYFGIRHQNIFTDNKIFKIEEDEKSSYRNSGLKEDFASLKHKELLDLMAEQKPYLEPNLNLNTMAGKLDLPLHHLSQIINQFEEQNFNDFVNKYRVEEFIQRASKDRQFSFLALALDSGFNSKSTFNSVFKKHKGVTPSKFMANYTPDP, translated from the coding sequence ATGGATATGATTTTTACAATAGGGATATTTACATCGCTATTTTTCTTTTTCCTTTTGCTCAACAAGAAGAACAAATCGCTTCCTGACACGGTTTTGGCGTTTTGGATGTTAATGGTCGGAATACATTTAACAAGCACTTATATCTATACCGAGGGATATTGGGAAATTTATCCTCATTTCATTGGTATTACCGCACCATTGCCGCTTTTGTACGGACCCATGTTATATATGTATGTTGTTCATTCGATTAAGGATGGGAAAAAAATCAGAAATAATGATTTTTGGCATTTCCTACCAGTGATTGTTGCCTATTTGTACATGTTCAAATTTTACTTTTTTTATTCCGCTGAAGAAAAAAGTATGATCGACAATGGTGAAATTGATGATTTTGGCACTTTCGGAAATGTTTTGGTTGTAGCAATAATAATATCGGCAATAGCCTATACGGTAATCTCATATAGACTGCTAAGAAGGCATCGTAAATTGATCGAAGATAATTTTTCAAATGACGAGAGAATTAGCCTTGGTTGGCTGAAGAGTTTCATTTGGGGAGTAGGAATTATTTTTCTGACCGTGGCATTGATTTTAATTTCAAGAGACCTTTTAGGCGTTATCTTCCCTTTCAACCCTGAGTTCATTTTTTATTCAATGATTGTGTTTTCAGTATTATGCCTTGGGTATTTTGGAATTCGGCATCAAAATATCTTTACAGATAACAAGATTTTTAAAATCGAAGAAGATGAAAAATCCTCGTATAGAAATTCTGGCTTAAAAGAAGACTTTGCCTCTCTTAAGCACAAAGAACTTCTCGACTTAATGGCAGAACAGAAACCGTATTTGGAACCAAATCTGAATTTAAATACCATGGCAGGCAAACTAGATTTGCCCCTCCATCATCTGTCGCAAATCATAAATCAGTTCGAGGAACAGAACTTTAATGATTTTGTAAACAAATATCGGGTCGAAGAGTTCATTCAGAGGGCATCCAAAGACAGGCAATTCAGTTTTTTGGCATTGGCGCTCGATTCGGGGTTCAATTCAAAATCTACTTTTAATTCGGTCTTCAAAAAACATAAGGGCGTCACACCTTCGAAGTTTATGGCAAACTATACCCCTGACCCTTAG